The genomic segment acacactcatgtgcacacacactactagtactactactactactacacacacacacacacacacacacacacacacacacacacacacacacacacacacacacacacacacacacacacacacacacacacacacacattagtgttaccagggtcgctgacagctttggctggtcccaGGACATAGTTATCTAAAAAGGCCCCATTTCAACACATACAATttaatcaggacccaattctgggcccctctctccctgggcccgggacaagtgacctgtttgtcctccccTCTCGGCTTCCCTGAGTGTGACTACCTGGGGGAGTCAGTGCCTGTGTGTTGGCAGCACACCACAGTCCATTAAAAGGTACCCCCGAGAGGTTTTAATAATACGGTAGGGGCTTTAGACCCAACGCTCTTTGCCATTAGCCAtggcaggcagggccggattaagatggactggggcccctgggctataggttgctgtgggggccccctggaatGCAAATGTCgccacaaatttacatagacagtgtcataattacgagctaggaatttaaggataacatgtccacACACTGTACTCGaaatgacagatgaatttttcaatattgcatcttgtcacaattctacaatgttttacttttggctaatcaggggccccctggcaggtgggggcccctagtctgccgccatatctagcctgtgcattaatccggccctggtcgcAGGTACTTCTGCCTTGATTGGTGCCATTTAGTGGGCGCCCTACACTTAAGAgtggagagcacagagagagcacCGGTTGTTCGCTTGTGTCCGTCCTGGCTGCCTCTTAAAGCAGCTCAAATCaggctgcctgcctccctgcctactCATCACCACTGCCTCCATGCAGGTACTTAACACCCGTAGAACatttgtgttcacacacacatgcgcatgcgcatgcacacacacacacacacacacacacacacacacacacacacacacacacacacacacacacacacacacacacacacacacacacacacacacacacacacacacacacacacacacacacacgtgtgcgcgcacacacacaatcttacacTTACGTGTACTCCAGGGCTTTAATGTGCACCTGTTCTGTACATCAGCAGGACACAAAGTGCACAGACGTACATTTTCAGGAGTGGAAGCTCTTTATTCCCAAAAGCACGTACATTCGACAGGCATGTCTCTCACATCCACACAGTGACATGTTCactatcacacagacacatacaaacttggaaacacacatgcgcacacacatacagaagcacacccagacacacggacacattctcacatgcatgcacgttcacgcacacacacgcacacacacacacacacacacacacacacacacacgcacgcacacacacgcacgcacagacacacacacacgcacacacacgcacgcacagacacacacacacacacacacgcacacacacacagtacacatacaaacaggtacacacagaaCAGGGCGTTTAGGCACGTCTGTCTGTTTTGAATTACAATTGGGTGGAGGAAGATCTGGCTTGTGCTGACCACAGCCTTGAGGTGTTCATTCAGCATTCAGTATAATTTGGAACATTTGCTGCCCTCGTCCGTCCCTCATCTGTTCCAACCAGGTGCAcgttcactcgctcactcgctcactacCACCCCACCCCTACCTTACATCACTCTCCCCACCGCCTTCCTTGCCCAGCCGCTCAGGAATGTAAACACGTCTAGAGCACTTTCCCTTCACACCAAGTGAGCTGACACTGCATGGTTCCAAACTACACACAGTGGCTCCTATATAACACACAATATGCATATGACAAAAGCAGAGGACAAGCATATCTATGAAGTGTGTGGATTGTTGATTGTGATGAATCTTGAATGTTACTTAAGGCATTAAAAACAGTTCGTTCATAAACTGATGAGCAGGCTTTCGTTAGTGAGCAATGTACTAGAAAAAAGTAGTTTTCGGGGCACGTTGGGTCCATGAGCTAAGACACCTTACCGTTGCGcctgcgacccgggttcaattctgaccTGGGgacctttgccaatccttcccctttctctcccactcataaaagcccaaaacttagcctatatttttttttaaagaaaaaagtaATTTTGAAGGAGATCGACTTAACATTACCTACTTAAAAATTTAGAACAGTTTTAGAGGTTTTAGAACAGTTCACACAGACTGTCCTAACCAAGACTTCAGTCGTTGTACATCTTCCAACAAAGTGCTCTGTTCTGGTATCTCTGACCACGACACTGATTACATTTGCTTTGTTTTCCCTGCCTTGATGATTTGAATCAAATATCACAGGATGGTAATTTTACTTCAGCTCATCAAGCCAAATCATTTTTTGCATGCATGCTCGTGTGCAGTGTATCAGTTGTTAAAACAATGGACTGCCCATTTTATTGGCggataggcctatttgttttgcTTTAAGTTGTTAACTGGGTGTTGAATTTCACATAAAAGGTAAATGAATTGAAGAAGTACAAGACGACTCTCATATTTCTAAGGGCCATTACAATTACACACTGAAGAAGGACCAAAGTGTTAGCCCAAAGATCGGCCCAAAGTGTTATAGTAACGGGCAGATAAACTAgtactgtcttcttcttctttaagtCAGCATGAAGTATACAGTTTGTGAACACTGGGTTCATAAAAAAGTGTGATCAAGCTTAGTACTGTATATCTGGAGAATAACACCATTTTATTCCTGTCCACACCTCATCCACATACCTGATCTAccacatacctacacacaaacataaacaagtctccctctctctctctctctctctctctctctctctctctctctctctctctctctctctctctctctctctctctctctctctctctcacacacacacacacacacacacacagacacagacacagacacagacacagacacacacactcacactcacactcacactcacactcacacacacacacacacacacacacacacacacacacgtgcacacacacacacacacacacacacacacacacacacacacacacacacacacacacacacacacacacacacacacacacacacacacacacacgtgcacacacacgtgcacaaatgcacacaaagacatcacaggCATACTGTACACGTGTGGTTAGTTCTGTGGAGCTTGAGTGAAAGGTCAGGTTAGGCCTCTCTGATATGTACACAGGCAGACTCAGAGATCCACACACCTGACCAACTGaacccacacaaacaaactctctctctctctctctctctctctctctctctctctctctctctctctctctctctctctctctctctctctctctctctctctctcacacacacacacacacacacacacacacacacacacacacacacacacacacacacacacacacacacacacacacacacacaccacaggcgtACTGTACAAAGTACACAAGTGGTTAGTTCTGTGGAGCTACAGCATGGTCTTGAGAGAAAGGTCAGGTTAGGCCTCTCTCTGATATGCACACAGGCAGACGGAGAGACCAGGGTTATGGGATTGCATGCCCCTCAGCTGTcacaaagaaaatgaaaaaaaataaagtttgtGAGTTGAAGCCCTATAGATCATACTGTATATGCTGACTTACTGCTAACAATATCACCACAACATCAGGCTTGGCACAGCAAGGCAAGCAAACTAGTGATCAGTGGAATGAtaagctttaaaaaaaattggCAGAATTTCAATCTGAAGACAAGGCGCGGAGAGTGTATACTGTATCTGCGCATCCAAAGGGAGCGCGGTCATGTGTGCCAGCAGCGTGAAGCTCATCTCCAAAGCTTAAAAAAAAGCTAAATCAGAACTGTCAGAATGAGTTTTGTTATAGTTGTTACATGTATAGTCCAGATATAGACAATTGCTGGGGCCCTGGTAATTACTGATTATTTTCATACATTCAAATGACAGCACAGTACAGATTCATGACATCTTTTGTGTCTGATAGAGTCTGGTAGACCCAGAAGAAAGTAATTGTGAACATAAGAAAGACACTGTAGTACAGtatcacatacagtactgtatatgcttTTCATTCTTACTTCAACAAGGCCGTGAGTCGGTGTCAAGGCATACTGCACACATGTGGTTAGTTCTGTGGATCCATGGACGTGAGAGAAAGGTCCGGTTAGGCCTCTCTGATATGCACACAGGCAGACTCAGAGATGGGGGATATGGGATAGAAGAGTTGAGGCCCTATACATCTTACGCCGACTTAACAATACCACCAATACAGAAGTAGTTGTGGTGATAGGCAGTGCATATCTCTGATGCCACGCGTATGGAAAGGAAGCGCGCTCACACGCATCAGCAGTGTGAAGCTCATTTCCAAAGCCGAAATCAGAATGGTCAAAATGACTTTTGTTTTAGTCGTTGCATAGCCTATATAATCTGCTGGACACCGTTTTTCTTTGTTCAGATGTGGTCTGCGTGGGATCCAGACATAGACAATTGCTTGGGCCCTGGTAATTACTGATTATGTGCCTgtgttcaaatgacagcaatgaccaCTTTCATGCAGAGTACAGATTCATAACAATGAACCTGTGTGTCTGATAAGAGTCTGGTAGACCCAGAAGAAAGTAATTGTGAACATAAGGAAGATATGTGCTTTTGATCCTAACTTCAACAAGGCCATGATTCAGTGTCAAAGTGTACAAAGCAAAGTAGGTTACATTTGCTGTGTTACTTTAACTGGAATCCAGTCTAGGCCTACAGTGTTACACTTGACTCTGTGGGGactgaatgaacactgcaaaattaGCTGGTATATGCAGCCAAGTGTTAATGAAACACTTATAGAGTCAATTACAACTCTTCTCCCCCTCTAAATATTGAATCAACACTACACATTTCCCTGTAGCCTGTAGGCTCCACAGAGCTGAGAAAGGAGAATGGAGACTTGCTAGGATGAAAGCATCTGAATCTGAGGAGCAGGAGTCAAGGGTACGGTGCAGTGCCGGGTGATTCACACAGGACCGCATGTGTAGGCAGGCAGCAAAGTCACACTGAGCTGAATGCCAGAGTGGAAAATAAAGTGGCAGAAACAGAAATGCTTGTTGTTGATAATGATGTATTGCACCGAAGACATTCTTGGAATGATTTGGTGTACCACTACAATGTGTTACAAATTGCTGTATGATCTTTAGGATTTTTGCAGTAGATTTGACAAATGGTAATTCAGTGGGAAGGGATCAATCAATGTTGaataaaaaaaagccaaaaaaaagctATTTGAAATATATCAACCCAAGGGATTGAGGAGTGTGGCTATGTCTTCCAGGTTTAAAATGTTtattatgatgtaggcctattgggaCAAACACCATTACAGTAATATGTGTTTAAGACTAGTCAGTATTTTAACAAACAAAACTGTTTTACCATTTATAGATACTTTCTTATGTTTCCTTTTCTTCAAATTTATTCCATTCATATTTTGAAACATTACTTTAAATGGGAAAGCGTTTCATACAGCATCCGTCTatgttacataggcctaggtATGCCTATTATTTCTCAGCATGCTCAACAATCCCTGCTAGTCATTTGAAACCCTGTGTCAACGTCCAGGACTATATCGACTGACTGTTGTCATCTAGTGGTAGAAATGCACAAATTCAGGAGAGGGGATTTAAATGAAAAGTCACACTATATAGCGCTGGGATATCTTGGTGCGCGCCCAGAACACGGGAACGCTGCGACTTGTTGAGGAGGACGCTGGAATATCAGGTAATGTGATCATGTTTGTCActcaaataaaatgtaaatattatatttatatatgttTTAAAAATATTTCTAGTAACTTGATGTGATGTGACTACGTTCCCATTTCTATTGTTTTTAATGAGCATTATCTTAAATTTGATAGCCTATTGCGTACCAATAATATTGCGATGTGGCTAAACCTTCTGAAGGCTATTTTCGGGGCTcttttttctggggggggggaatCTGATCTGCAAATATCAATTACTTTTTTCCTTTATTTGCAGATTGTCCATTGCTGCTTAAACGAACCCAGctcatctttatttatttttttgccgaGAAATCAACTTTTTGTCCTAACAACCGCGTTGGAGAGCTGTCATCAGTCAAGCATTTGTTTTATGAAACTATGCATTCAACTAGATGTTTCGAAGTGTCAGCGTTTCAGCTATGTCATTGTTACTACCAGTTGTTTGGCTACAAGTAGTCATTGGCTTTGGGGAGCAGATGAATATCCTCAATCAAACCAATGTGCCAGTGATAACCGATACACTCGCCAGCATGATGGAGAACTTCTTAAAAGACACTACTATATGGACAGCAAACGGCTCGTGGATCAATTCAAGCATAGGAAATGAAACGGTGAGCGGCAATTCGAGTGTGAATCCGTTAAAACGGAATGAGGAGGTCGCCAAAGTCGAGGTGACGGTGCTGGTCCTTGTCTTGGTGCTCGCCCTAGCCGGGAATCTGTGCGTGCTCCTGGCTATCCACACCAGCAAGCACAGCCAGTCAAGGATGTACTATTTCATGAAGCACCTGAGCATCGCGGACCTGGTGGTGGCAATTTTTCAGGTGCTCCCTCAACTCATTTGGGATATCACTTTCCGCTTCTACGGCCCGGACTTTCTCTGCCGGCTGGTGAAATACTTGCAGATAGTTGGCATGTTCGCGTCCACTTACATGCTCGTGCTGATGTCCATTGACAGATGCCTGGCGATCTGTCAGCCACTACGCTCCCTGCACCGGAGGAAAGACCGCTTCTATGTCATCGCCTCCTGGGTCCTCAGCCTGTTGTTCAGCATCCCCCAAGTCTATATTTTCTCACTGAAGGAGGTGAGCAACGGCGTCTATGACTGCTGGGGCGATTTTGTGCAACCCTGGGGTGCCAAGGCGTACATTACTTGGATTAGTCTCACCATTTACATTTTGCCCGTAACTATACTGAGCCTTTGCTATGGAATGATCAGTTTTAAAATCTGGCAGAACTTCAAGCAGAAGACAAGGCGCGAACAGTGCATATCTCTGACGCCACGCGCATCCAAAGGAAGCGCGCTCACGCGCGTCAGCAGCGTAAAGCTCATTTCCAAAGCCAAAATCAGAACGGTCAAAATGACTTTTGTTATAGTTGTTGCGTATATAATCTGCTGGACACCGTTTTTCTTCGTTCAGATGTGGTCCGCGTGGGATCCAGATGCACCCAGAGAGGGTAGGCTCATTTAGATTATTTCTTCTCCCATAAAAGTGTGTTGCACTGTTTCACTGTTTTATCTTTTTAAGGTGACCCATTAGCCACGATGCAGGGTGCATTGTGCAATGAGATGTCCTCCCAAAAATAAGTATCTTTTTTATCTCCATAACTGTTAAGCACTGTTAGACTCCTAAAGTCACACATTTGAAATAATTGTAAACATAACTGGTGTTATAAATGATAAATGCCAGATGGGTCACAGCATGAGACCAGTCAGTGGTATTGCTGATTGAACTAACAAAACATTAGACCTAGTGCTACAAACACCATTGATGAATATAATGACATATTGGCAGCACACTGTGACACATCAGGCCGTCATTAGGCTTAGCTAGCTAAATTGTTAAAACttaacacagtggttcccaaactttttcagctgggacccccttttggatttagaaatgttttgtcgACCCCCCTCCCACATCATATTCCAAACGCAACATATTTTTCCTCCTGCTAAATATTGCTATCATACATACATATAGGTATGTAGTTGTGTAAGTTTTATGCAAGCTTTCCCTCCTCTCCGCAAACCCTCTTAGGGCTCctgaccccagtttgggaaccactgcatcaACACATGAAAGAAAAGAGCACTGCTGTTCACTGCATCAGTTCCCCAAGCTAATTTAGATGAGCAGCACATTTTATATTGCGTTTATCCATTTATTCACAAAATGAATTACAGTAAATATTGTAGCTATATTACAAAACAACAAGAGTTGTTATTTGGGAAGGGAATTGTTCCGTAGAAGAATAGCTCAGTAAGTCAGAGCAAACAAGTATAGAAGGTAGACTGTATTTTTTCAATGATAAAGATCATACAAGGGATACATTTTAAACGCAGTTCCAGATGTTTTGGAGGCCACATAGACATCAacagtgcaaaacacacacagacacacacagacacagacacagacacagacacacacacacacacacacacacacacacacacacacacacacacaggctacacaaaAATAACATGACTCATGACTTCCCTGTGCCATTAGGAACAAAATGTAGTAAGtggatcactgtgtgtgtgtgtgtgtgtgtgtgtgtgtgtgtgtgtgtgtgtgtgtgtgtgtgtgtgtgtgtgtgtgtgtgtgtgtgtgtgtgtgtgtgtgtgtgtgtgagagtgtttgtgtgttgcgtgcttgcgtgtgagttcatgtgcatgtgcatctgtgggtgtgtgtgtgtgagagagagactgacagacagacagaggaaccgagtgcttgtgtgtgtgtgtgtgtgtgtgtgtgtgtgtgtgtgtgtgtgtgtgtgtgtgtgtgtgtgtgtgtgtgtgtgtgtgtgtgtgtgtgtgtgtgtgtgtccttgtgtgtgtgtgtgtcctcgtgtgtgtgtttttggggtggTAGGCATCTCGTGAGTAGAGGATCAGAGCTCTCTCAGGGCCAACATTGACAAAATGTCCCTCCACATCAAACCGCTCTGCTGTTATCTCCGACTGCTTGTGACATTCCCTTTGTATATGTGTAGCACAGGGACGGAGCTATAAggagggggcgagcagggcatttgcccctgggggAGTCCATGGGTTGTGGGGGGCCTATTGTGACTTCGGCAGGCTGTATGGTGGAGGGCCCTATCAGGGTTGTGCCCTGGGGCCTTGTCTGAAGTTGTTCTGCCACTTGTGTCCCTGAGCTCTGCCTCAGCACTGGACAAGCAAAGACTCGACAAAGGAAACGCCGGGCACAAGAAAGTGAGTTTCAATCAACTTATGTCACACCAAGGCTCCGGGCTTCCTACGGTCAGACCATCAGAGGAAGAAGaagcaggatgaggaggaggttcAGGAGAAAAGAGTCGCTGAGGCCTTGAGGTCTTTCAAGATGAAGACATCCAATACATCCAAGTCGTAGTTCCTCCTCGCTTCTAGTTaagactcacccccccccccccctcattagtGTCGACTTCTTGACGACGCTGTGATGTCAAGTGCAAGACGAATACCGCAGAGGCTTCCTGCGCTGTGGCAGAGGTCAGGGAGTTCCAGCAGAGTGCCTTCCACTTGATCCCTTCTCTGAAAGCTCAGTTTCTGA from the Engraulis encrasicolus isolate BLACKSEA-1 chromosome 14, IST_EnEncr_1.0, whole genome shotgun sequence genome contains:
- the oxtrb gene encoding oxytocin receptor b, yielding MFRSVSVSAMSLLLPVVWLQVVIGFGEQMNILNQTNVPVITDTLASMMENFLKDTTIWTANGSWINSSIGNETVSGNSSVNPLKRNEEVAKVEVTVLVLVLVLALAGNLCVLLAIHTSKHSQSRMYYFMKHLSIADLVVAIFQVLPQLIWDITFRFYGPDFLCRLVKYLQIVGMFASTYMLVLMSIDRCLAICQPLRSLHRRKDRFYVIASWVLSLLFSIPQVYIFSLKEVSNGVYDCWGDFVQPWGAKAYITWISLTIYILPVTILSLCYGMISFKIWQNFKQKTRREQCISLTPRASKGSALTRVSSVKLISKAKIRTVKMTFVIVVAYIICWTPFFFVQMWSAWDPDAPREALPFIIAMLLASLNSCCNPWIYLFFAGHLFHDLLHRCLRSPPCRCDHQPRAGAKGTYTHSSSSACTVIRSTGGSQRSLTQTSTA